In Cryptomeria japonica chromosome 10, Sugi_1.0, whole genome shotgun sequence, a genomic segment contains:
- the LOC131072528 gene encoding uncharacterized protein LOC131072528: MEFHRLNLGFLCTILLIMVCVLGVDGHGGMPAILRKNRLHRNLRRFRITDSHVPSTSLVSYNYTQVLDHFGYTPESYQTFPQRYFMDKSHWGGAQNNSSIFVWLGEEQEITNDLGMGIIKEQAPKFKALVVYIEHRYYGTSMPFGGEKQAHANASTMGYFTSTQALADYATVIVDLKKKLRAENCPVVVFGGSYGGMLAAWFRLKYPHLAIGALASSAPILYFDSIVPTYGYGSVVTKDFRDVSEICYRRVNESWDLITKIASSHQGLLNLSKIFNTCQNLKNRDELYDVLVSMYEEAAQYDFQQVQGICKAINSQPGHADTVSRIAAAAKYAYGPECVNLTSEEDSDPGWSWQNCTELVMLTNNPPGKTMLPPDHYDINSYLRDCYHRFGVMPRQHWATTEFGGHDIKKVLKDFGSNIIFSNGLRDPWSSGGVLESISESIVAIPTKEGTHCQDIVQSTKDDPVWLKEQRRKEIMIIQKWINDYKNNL, encoded by the exons ATGGAATTCCATCGTCTGAATTTGGGATTTCTGTGTACGATTCTGCTGATAATGGTTTGCGTTCTGGGAGTTGATGGGCATGGTGGGATGCCAGCTATTCTCAGGAAGAATCGACTGCATCGGAATTTAAGGAGATTTCGAATCACTGATTCTCATGTTCCAAGTACAAGTCTGGTTTCGTACAACTATACCCAAGTTCTGGACCATTTCGGATACACGCCAGAGAGTTATCAAACGTTTCCCCAGCGATATTTCATGGACAAGTCCCATTGGGGCGGCGCTCAAAATAATTCTTCCATATTTGTATGGTTGGGTGAAGAACAAGAAATTACCAACGATTTAGGCATGGGCATTATCAAAGAGCAGGCTCCTAAGTTCAAAGCTCTTGTGGTCTACATAGAG CACCGTTATTATGGGACGTCAATGCCATTCGGGGGAGAGAAGCAAGCGCATGCAAATGCGAGCACAATGGGTTATTTCACATCCACGCAGGCCTTGGCCGATTATGCCACCGTCATTGTCGATTTGAAGAAAAAATTAAGGGCTGAGAATTGTCCAGTCGTGGTGTTTGGTGGATCCTATGGTGGAA TGCTAGCTGCATGGTTTCGCCTCAAGTATCCTCACCTAGCAATCGGGGCCCTAGCATCATCTGCACCTATCCTTTACTTCGACAGCATCGTTCCCACATATGGTTATGGCAGCGTGGTCACCAAAGATTTCAGA GATGTAAGCGAGATTTGCTACAGAAGAGTTAATGAATCGTGGGATTTGATTACCAAGATCGCGTCTAGCCATCAAGGCTTGCTAAATCTAAGCAAAATATTTAATACTTGCCA AAATCTTAAGAACAGGGATGAGCTCTATGATGTGCTTGTATCAATGTATGAGGAAGCGGCACAGTACGATTTCCAACAAGTTCAAGGA ATCTGCAAAGCCATTAATAGCCAACCGGGACATGCAGACACTGTTAGCAGAATTGCGGCTGCAGCAAAGTACGCATACGGACCCGAATGCGTGAATTTGACTAGTGAAGAAGATTCTGATCCCGGATGGAGTTGGCAG AATTGCACTGAATTGGTGATGCTAACAAACAATCCTCCTGGCAAAACAATGTTACCGCCCGACCACTATGATATCAACTCCTATCTGAGGGACTGCTATCATAGATTCGGAGTCATGCCACGCCAACACTGGGCAACAACTGAGTTCGGAGGACAT GATATAAAGAAAGTGTTGAAAGATTTTGGAAGCAATATCATTTTCTCCAATGGGTTAAGAGATCCATGGAGCAGTGGAGG TGTGTTGGAGAGTATTTCTgagagtattgtagccatccccaCCAAAGAGG GAACGCATTGTCAAGACATTGTGCAAAGTACTAAGGACGATCCAGTGTGGCTGAAAGAACAAAGACGAAAAGAGATAATGATCATCCAAAAATGGATCAATGATTATAAAAATAATTTGTAA